The sequence GGCTGGGCATGGCTCCTCGGCGGTGTGCGGGGCTGGGCCCTCGCTCCCGCGGCCCCGGCAACGAGCAGGGGCCCGGCCCTGCTCTACCGACAGACAGACCGACAGACAGACCGACAGACCGAGCGGCGGGACAGGGGCCAGGGGCCAGGGCCCGGGCCGCCTCCGGCACTCGCCTGCGCTTCCTCCGCCTCCTCCGCGgctcggggccgggggggccgccgggggcagcgggttgggccgggggggctcccggggcctCCTCCATGGCTGCCGCTCCCGGGGGCGAGGTGGGGGCCGCCGCCTTCCCATGGCaacgcggggtgggggggggggggggcgcgggcgtCCGGTTTCCACGGCGACGGGCGGGGCACGCGGGCATCGAGAGCGGCCCCGGGCGCCCCCTGGCGGACGGCGCCGGCGCGGAGGCCGGGTCCCGGTGCGGGGGCGAGGGGagcggtcccggtcccggtcccggccccagccccggccccggccccggtcaGCCGGCCAGGAGCCGCGCCAGGTCCCCGCCGAGGCGCAGCAGCTCCGTCTCCGGCGGGAGCTGCTCACGGATGGCGTGCAGCGCCTCGGCCTCGGTGATGTCCCGGTAGAGCGGCTCCGCCGGCAGCGGCAGGTAGCCAGCCAGCTCGCAGAGCGCCACGTTGAAGGCCGAGGCCGCCTTGGCACCGAAGCCCGGCCGGCGCGCCCAcagcagcacccgcagcccccgcccgccgccgcccgccgcccccctcggCGGGTCGCCCCGCGTAGCGAAGGCGTTGCAGGCCAGGCCGGCATCCACCAAGTGCTCCGCCGCCCGGCAGACGTCCCGGGACAGCTCCTCcaggccggcggggccggcggcgtAGAAGAGGAAGGCAGGTGCCGGGACGGCGAGCAGGAGGCTGAGGCGGTGGGGCGGGCAGAGCAGCTGGGCGGGCGCCGACTCCACCAGCAGCGGGTGGCTCAGGTAGAAGGCGTGAAGGTGGAGGTGGTTGACCGAGGCGCAGCCCCCCAGGCCATTGAAGCCCAGGCGGAAGCCCGGGTGGGCGCTGAGCAGCACAGCCTCCAGCCCCCCGCGCAGGGCCGGGGCGGTGAGGGCCTGCGGCAGCCCCCGCGCCGGCTCCGGCAGCAGCAAGACGTGGCCCCGCTCCAGCGGGCTGGCGTTGatggccaccagcagcagggcgggggccgcggggccggccctGCGCAGGCGGAGCAGCACCTCGCCAGGCCGCAGCCGGGTGAAGTTGAAGGCCTGGGGGTCGAAGGGTTGCCGGAGGCTGTGGACGGCCTGCGGCGGGCGGCGCTCGGTGCCGCGCTGGACGTTGAGCTGGGCCACGAGGCGCATGGGGCCGGGCAGGACGCGGGTGGGCAGCGGCCCCAGCCGGTACCGGAACAGGCCCCGCTCCATCCTGTCGCTCCAGCCCTCCAGCAGCGCCCGGTCGAAGCGGGACAGCGCCGAGCCCGGCTCGGCCCCCCAGCCGGCTCCCTGCAGGACGAAATCCTCCTCGCTGTAGACAAAGTCCTCGGCGCTCGGCTCGCCCGGTTCCGGTTccgctcccgccgctgccgccatgccggctgcctgcctgggcctgccggggcggggcggagcaCTCGCtcggggcccggcggggcggggacgGACCGGTGCCCCGGGCCCGCTCCCCGCCTTTGCCCGCCGgtgcccgccgcctcccgctgcccccggccccgctgcccgccggtgCCCCCCCACGCGCGCGTGCCGCGAGCGTGGCTACGCAGGGGGCGTGGCTACGCAAGGGGCGTGGCTACGCAAGGATGGTGGGCGGGGCgtgcccgccgcggggcggggcgttGCCATGGGAGCGGCAAAGAGTGACGTGCGGAGGCGGAAGCGGCGCCGGCGGCCATGGGGGGCTCGGCCAGCCTGCTGCCGCGGGAGGCCCTGGGCGAGTACcaggtgcggggccggggccgggatcGGGACCCCCGCGGGTGGGGGGGctcggccgcggcgggggcacGGTGGGGACGGCGTTGCCGCGGGGCGGAAGGTTCCCCGAGGCCAATGGCCCCCGGAGCCGGGGTGCCCCGGGCCAGGCCCTGGGCCCGgtgccccggggctgagctGCGCTCTCCCCGCAGGAGCTGACGTTCCTGAGCAAGCAGGAGATCTTGCTGTAAGTACTGCCGTgggcgggcagggcgcggggtgctggccccagccccatgaACCTCTCCCTGCCGGCCGGGCGTTGTGGGGCGAGGGTCTGTGGGCCTGGCTGCGggcctggctgtggggctggctgtggggccgGCCGTGGGGCCGGCCCTTTCCCCCTCCGCACTCCCATCCCtctgggcaggcaggcagcagggccagctctCCCCATGCCCCCAGCCGTGGGGGTCCCGGGAGCAGAGACAGTACCTTCGCGGGACCACCCGGGCTGGCACGCTcctgccccgggccggcccTGCGCACagctggcagggagctgtgggaaACGGGCCGGCCGCCCTTGTGCAGCGCTGGGAATTGCCGCCTGCGCTGCCGGTGCCCAGAGGGCTGCCTCCCGTGCCGCTCACGCCACAGAGCGTCTCTTGTTCTTGCCTCTTCAAGTGCCTACAAGAGGTTCAGTGAACTGCTGccaaaggaggagagggagaatgCCTGCTCCGTGCGGGTTCCCAAGAGCCAGATCCTGAAGTTGCCTGAGCTGCGGGTACGGTGCCTGGCAGGCAGCGGGACTCGCTGCTGCTCCCTGGGTCGGGGCGTGTTTGGGCAGGGCCCTGTTACCCAGCGCTGCCCTCCCGGTGCTCCACCCTTGACGTGCAGCTCCAACAGTCACCTGGGGAAGCTGTGCACTTACTGCACGTCAGCTGTGCCAACAAACAGCTTCCTCATCCCCGCCTGCCGTGGAGGATCCCAGAGATCCCTCCTGCGCGAGGGCTGCTATCCCAGGGAGGCACAGGACAGGGATGGTCGTGCCGTGTGTGACAGACTGGCAGCAGAGTGGGCTACCCGCTTGTGCCGGGGGTTGGCACCGGCCTGCGGCCCGTGTCTGCCACACGGGAgccggcccggcgctgcccagccctgccctgagccCTTCCTGTGTCGGCAGGCAAACCCCTTCCAGCACCGGATCTGCCATGTGTTCTCCACCTCGGACAATGGGGACGACAGCATGTCCTTTGAAGACTTCCTCGATATGCTGAGCGTCTTCAGCGACTCGGCGATCTTGGAAGTCAAATCCCACTACGCCTTCCGCATCTTTGGTAACGCTGCGGGCGGATGCCACGTCCTGGGGTCCCTGCACCTCACGGGGGGGGCGTGGGCAGAGACAAGTCCTTGTTCGCAAGGGCTGGCAGTGCCCTCGGAGCGCCCACGGGGATGGCGGCTTTAGGAACTCTGTGGGAACTGCTGGTTTGACGCGATGACGTGCACTGAGAGGTGCAGCATGGAGCCTGCTGCGTCCTCGGGTCACCCAGGCCCTCTCCTTGCCAAGCATGGCTGCTCGTGACTCTGGGGTCACTGCAGCCCTGCTGAAATGTAACTTTCCTCTCCCCAAAGACTTTGATGATGATGGGATTCTGGACAGAAAGGACCTTGAGAAACTGGTGAACTGTCTGACGGGGCAAGGCGAAGATTCCCAGTTGAGCAACGCGGAGATGGAGCAGCTCATCCAAAACGTGAGGACTGTCCGGCTGGGCACTGGCCGCTGCATGGTCCTGGCCCCGCAGAGCTCACCGCTCGCCTTTCTCTCCCCTCAGATCCTGGAGGAGTCTGACATCGACAAGGACGGCACCATCAACCTCTCCGAGTTCCAGCTCGTTGTCTCCCGCTCCCCGGACTTTGCCAGGTACGGTGGTCTCCAGCAGCACGGCTTGTCCCGGGGGACCTGTCTGGGGGGTTGGCCCACCGTGATCGCTGTGCTGGTGTCAGGGCAGAGCTCTCGGTGGCAGTAAGGTGAGGCCGCCCTGTACGAGGTCTCTCATAACAGCAGAGGGAACGGCATCCCACGCTAGCTCTGCAGGGAGCCTCTCCTGCACAGGGTAACGCTGCATCCCCGTAGCACTGGGCACTTGCAAGCTGCTGCGCGTCACCCGGCGAGGAGCTGCAGAACCTGTCTGTGTCTCTTGTAGCTCCTTCAAGATCGTCCTGTGAGAGCCCTGTGGCTCCCCAGCAGAACTGCTCCTccggctgctgcagctcttcatggTCTCAGACGTTTCCTCTTTTCgcgagcagagcagcagaggctCCCGCGCCTCACCAGCCCAGCAGTGCCGCGCAGTGCCTTAGGCAGGAcaccctcctgctccccttTCACGCCCGGCAGGCGAGATGGCCGTgtctctgcagcctgcagaggTGGGGCCCTGGGAAGCTGCCTTGCTTCCAATCTCCCAGGATTGGATTTTAACTCCTTATGCAAACCAAGGGCAGCTTtgtgggtggggggaggcaCAGAGAGGTGCTTCTGGCTGGGGGCCACACTGCACCGAGcacagcccctctctgccctcagTACCAATTCGTGCCTTCCGCTagcgggcagggagctgcctcCCCTCGCCgagcccctgcccagctctcctGTCTTCCCGGGGGCCTCCCTGCTGCAATGTGGATCCGTTTCTCTGAGCAATAACCCAAATGTGGATCCCTTTCTCTGAGCAATAGCCCAAACGTGGATCCCTTTCTCTGAGCAATAGCCCAAACGTGGATCCCTTTCTCTGAGCAATAACCCAAGTGGCACTGTAAATGCACCATCCCGGCAGCAGACCTGTCCCCCACGTTTGCACAGGACGCCTTCCTCTCCCGACTGGCGAGGCACAGCCCCGCAGCAGCGCAGCCGGGCTCGCCTCAGGGACGCTCGGGCCctgctctccttttcctcttcttttcctctctgccccCTTCTCTGGCTcaagcacagcagctgctctgcctgccccggccTCTTCCTCCCTCCGCTCCTGCGGGGACACAAATAAAGGGCTCTGGTTTCACCCTCTGCTCTGTGCCGCCTTTGTCTGGCCGCAGGGACGGCGGAGGGGGCTGCTCCGGCAGTGCAGCGGGACCGCTGCCACGATGGGTGCTGGGGACGCAGCCTCCTGCCaggcccctctgccccagcgccAGCCGCAGCTCCAGGGGACAGGTCCCGCGTCCTGCTCGGTGACAGCCCATTCCGTGGGCCACCTCCCTCCTCCAAAACCCAGGGATTGTTCTCAGCAGCGCCAAGAGGTCAGCTCTCCAGCAAGAGGCACAAAGGGAAATCCAGGGCAGGCGAGCAGCTACCTTTGCTGCGGGCAGCGCCGGAGCCCTTTGTGCCTGTTCATCCATCGGGGCTTCGCCCTGGCCCGCTGCCAGCCGCGGGCAACGGCCCTGCCTGCACTTTCGCAGCGAGCCCCTGGCCGCTCCCACTGCTTCGGCAAGCCTCATCGCCGGAGAGCGCTCTGCGAGGCGACGCCGGGGCTGTGGCACCGTATGCCGGGGGCCGGTGGGGTGCCTGGGGGTCCgtctcgccccccccccccagcagcgcctgcgctggggtggggtggccgACGGTTGTCTCAGGGCGCCGGCGCGGCTGTTTCTCACGTACCGGCTCCTCGCTCCTGGTGGTGCTGGCCCTTCCAGCTCAGTGCCCCGCGGTGCTGGTGGTATCTGCCCACCGCGGCCTgcgcccctgcagccccgggggctgTGTCTGCTGGCACAGCACCAGCCAATGCCTCCGGTGGCTTTTTTGATGTCCCAGAACAGGCTGGGCAGGAAGTTTGGTGTGCTGGTCCAGCCGGGAGCCAGGCAGTGCCAGTCCCCAGGGGGAAGCCTGCCCTGACACGCCAGCTCAAGTGTGGAGCTCgctgcttcccccagccccgtgctcACGCTGCCGGCGCTTCCCAGGCATGAACGTTCACGAGCAGCGCTGCACCGCAGCTCCCAGTCCCAGCCATCACCGAGTCGGGTCCTGCTGGCAAAGCAGCTGGGgtctgccagcagctgtgcGGGACAGAAACAAGGACAAGGACGTGCCTGCTCCCTGGGCTGTCAGCGGGGTCCCGTGCGCAGCACAGCACCGTGgtcctggggaaggggctgcccctctcctgccggaggctgccccgctcccagccccaggcacctgctttccttcctggtcacctctgccttcctctgcttcttgcGGTGCTGGGACAGCATCACCCCATCGCTCTACAGCTCCCCCCGTCACAGGGGCCACTCCGCTCTCCCCGCCACAGCACGCACCTCCATGCATGGCCCCAAAACAGTGGAGTGCTGCCCGAGCTCGCTGCCATGGACGCATGACACCCTGACAGCGGGGCCACAGGGACCCTCGGgcaccagccctgggcagcatcACCTCCCAGCCCAACGCTCAGCCAGGCACACACGGACTTCACAGACTGCAggagctctgcctgccagcacaaccctcctgccccatctgtctgtctgtccccgCCAGGGTGAAGAGCAGCCAGCCACAAACACGTTTCCCCTGACCGCAGCGAGAGCCGGAGACGGTTCCTctccgcggggctgccgggatGCTCCTGGCCGTGGTTGGCCCTGGGAAGGTGCCCAGCCCCACCGCAGCAGCACGCACGCATCCAAAGGAGACACCTGGACTTTATATAAAAACCACAGACATTTCTGCACGCGCACATGGGGTGCGGGGGGCAAGTCGCTGCCCCGCCTGGCACGGGGCGAGCACCgtgccccgctccctccccaggACATGATTCACATTTTCAACGTATTAAAAACGAACCAAGCACAGACACACAACACATGCCGCGGGGTCACTGCGCCGGCACCGCCCGGCCGCACGCGTGGCTCCGGGTCCCACAGCGGGACGTCACAGTGAGTCGGGGCGCGAgggggctgcggctgccccctcctgccctctgcatagagggggccggggccccgCGGAGCCGTGCCAGCAGCCTGAGCTGGGCGCCGTGTCCATCCCTGCAGCGGGGATGCTGGGCTAGGGGGAAAGTCCCGCACGTCCCTGCAAGGCACGCAGCACCCTTCGCCACCAGCGCCGTCCcgaggagctgggctggagcagccgAGGCGATGCCCAGGGAGCTCCCGGGGAAGCCAAGCCATGACGGGGCGACAcggggccagccccgccggctGGGTGGGTGCCGCAGCAGGGCACGGGCTCcaggcatgcacacacagacaacACGGACCCCAGCCACGGTGCCGCGGTCCGGCGaggctcagcagagcagaggcagtcACGGGCGAGGCCTTGGCTCTCATCCCCATCACACTACCGAGTCCTGGATCTCTGAGCCCAGGCGCACCCGGGGTCTTTGGCAGGCGGGAGACACCTCCACGAAGCTGTCCCGGACATGGAGGGGCCTCTTTTCCGATTCGGAGAAGGCGTGTGGAGGGCCTGGGGGCTCATGCACGGGGGTGCTGACGATGTAGTTGTCCTGCAGGGCCTGGTAGCCCTTGTGCTCGGGTGCCGCGCTGGGCAGGCTGCTGCCGTTCAGGGGCAGGCTCTCCACCGGCTTGCGGGGTGGCTTCTGGTGCCGGCCGGGGTCGCTGGGCTCCAGCAAGGCTTTCATGCCATCGCGGTGCCGgtgcaggaggaagagggccAGCACAAGGACGGTGGCGGTGAAGAGCACGCACATCACCAGGAACTCAGTCCAGTAGGTCTTGCCGTCCAGCCGGGCTGCGGCGCTACCCACCGCTGAGGTGCTCCGGGACGTGCTGACCGTCTCCAGGGCATCCCGGCCAGCGGCCACTTTCCTGCCAGGGTCCGGCGGCCCACGGGCCGGCTCCTGCACGCCCACGCAGTAGCTGGCCATCAGCTTGCGGAAGCCCTCCTCCAGCGACCAGCACTCGTAGGTACCCGCCCGCTCGGGGCTGCCCACCAGGATGAGGGCCCCGTCGGGCAGCACCAGGTAGGAGGCATTGACGGGCGCCCCGTCGTGCAGCCAGCGCCGCGAGGCCAGGTTGGAGAGCAGCCGGCACGGCAGCGGCCGCACAGCGTTGGGCGGCAGCTGGATCCGCTGGCACGGGGCGCCCGAGGCTGCGGGAAGACAACCCATGGGGACGTCAGCGAGGCCGTGGGGACCCCCACGGCGGGCGCGAGGGGGACGGGGGGTGCCGAGTGGGAGCCTGAGGGGTGTGGGAGCCCCTGGGACACCCCGGGCCGGCAgtggccccagccccgggggcagAGCCCACAGGAGCTCACCTGGGGGCAGGAGGACGCGGGGACGGGGCTGGGATGCGTTGGCCAGCTGGCAGAGCCGCTCTGTGTCAGCGTCCTCGACGTCCTGCGCCCAGAGCCTGGGGACAGAGAGGGGTCAGGGCAgcggggtgctgcggggtgctgcggggtgcagggggatggaaAGGGGATGCAGCACTTActgggggtgtgcaggggggtgcagaGTGACCCTGCGGCAGGCGCCCCGGCTCCACGCGCAGAAGGGGTCCCGCGCCAGCACGCACTCGCCGCAGCTGCGGTACAGGCTGCAGTTGGCGAAGGGCACCTGAGCCACCGCCGTGTAGGTGGCTGCGTAGACCAGGCCCTgcgggagggggcacagcggggtcagcaggcagccccagccctggagccGTGCGGCAGGGTCGGCTCCTGCGCACCCCTGCCCTCCCGGGCTCCCTGGCCCCCAACCCAGGAGCAGGACCTGCCCCACACGGGCCGAGCCCGGAgcatcccctgcctccccccagccccgctgtgCCCGTGCCCGGCTCCTGCCTGGTCCtggtccagcagcagctggagaatggGCTGGCCAGCGGGGAAGAGGCGGATCTCCTCGATGATGTGCACCCCGTGCTTCACGCGCACAGCCTTGTGCAACCGGCCGTCGTCTGCAAACACAAGGGCcgtgctgagaggggctggggcacgCCATGCGCCGGCACCTGCCCCGTCGGCACCC is a genomic window of Pelecanus crispus isolate bPelCri1 chromosome 7, bPelCri1.pri, whole genome shotgun sequence containing:
- the GDPGP1 gene encoding GDP-D-glucose phosphorylase 1 translates to MAAAAGAEPEPGEPSAEDFVYSEEDFVLQGAGWGAEPGSALSRFDRALLEGWSDRMERGLFRYRLGPLPTRVLPGPMRLVAQLNVQRGTERRPPQAVHSLRQPFDPQAFNFTRLRPGEVLLRLRRAGPAAPALLLVAINASPLERGHVLLLPEPARGLPQALTAPALRGGLEAVLLSAHPGFRLGFNGLGGCASVNHLHLHAFYLSHPLLVESAPAQLLCPPHRLSLLLAVPAPAFLFYAAGPAGLEELSRDVCRAAEHLVDAGLACNAFATRGDPPRGAAGGGGRGLRVLLWARRPGFGAKAASAFNVALCELAGYLPLPAEPLYRDITEAEALHAIREQLPPETELLRLGGDLARLLAG
- the CIB1 gene encoding calcium and integrin-binding protein 1; amino-acid sequence: MGGSASLLPREALGEYQELTFLSKQEILLAYKRFSELLPKEERENACSVRVPKSQILKLPELRANPFQHRICHVFSTSDNGDDSMSFEDFLDMLSVFSDSAILEVKSHYAFRIFDFDDDGILDRKDLEKLVNCLTGQGEDSQLSNAEMEQLIQNILEESDIDKDGTINLSEFQLVVSRSPDFASSFKIVL